DNA sequence from the Streptomyces cinnabarinus genome:
GTGGGGGTGGTGGCGAGTACCAGCGAGAGCGCGGTGAGCAGGAGTCCGGTGAGGACGAGGCGGAGCGGTCCGGGTCTGTGCACGGGCATAGCGTGCCTCCGAAGGCTCGGTGACGCACGGTGGGGAGACGCTGGAGCGCGGGGCATGCCGGCCGGGACGGGGTGGCGGGGCGCCGTTGGCCCGCTGTTGGTGCGCCGTCCGAGGATGCTGGCGTGAGCATGCCAGTCAGTGCCTGGCAAAGACGCTACGGACGTGGGCCGACGGGTGGAAGGGGGCCTGGGGGCTGCCGTTGGTCTACGCCTGAGAAATACTGACGGAGCTGCGGCGATGACGGCATGTGACGGAAACTTTCAGAACTGGGAAACCGAGGCAGGGGCTGACGTGCGCGAAGAGGGAAACGGCGACGGACGCCGAGTCGGATCCGGGGTGCCCGCCGGGCAGCCGGGACCCGGCACCGAGCAGCCCGAGTTCCTCTCCCTGGAGCGGGAGTTGACCGTCCTGCTGCGGCGCGCCCGGGCCAGCCAGGGCGAGATGGCCCGCGAGGTCCACCCCGACCTGGAGTCCGCCGCGTACGGCCTGCTGATCCGCCTCGACGAGTGCGGCCGCCAGCGCGCGACCGAGCTCGCCGCCTACATCGGCGTCGGCAAGGCCACCATGTCCCGGCAGCTGCGCGCCCTGGAGGACCTCGGTCTGGTCGCCCGCGAGCCCGACCCCGCCGACGGCCGCGCCTGGCTGGTCCACCTCACCGAGGAGGGCCGCCGCCGGGTGGGCAAGGTGCGCAACGCCCGCCGGGCCCGCTACGCCCGCCGCCTGTCCGGCTGGGACCCCCGCGAGGTCTCGGAACTGGCCCGTCTGCTCAACCAGTTGAACCAGGAGATGGAGGGTTAGGGCCGGTCCCCGAGGCCTCAGAACTCCACGAGCACCACCGTCGCGTCGTCGTGTGTCTTGCCCCGCCGCAGGAACCGCCGCTCGGTGTCCGCGAGTTCCAGCGTCCGCACCCGGTCGACCAGCGCCCGCGCCCCCTCCTTGCGCACGACGCCGAGGAGGTCGCCCCAGTCCCCGGCGCCGAACTTCTCCACCCAGCGCGTCGCACCGTCCGTGAGCACGGCGAGGGCGCGGACGGCGGAGCGGGGCAGGGTCCCGGTCACCGCCCGCGCCGCCACCGAGGGATCGGCGGCGGCCGTGAAGAAGCCGCCCTCCTTGTTGCGCAGATCCGCGTCGACCATCGCGTCCGTGGCCAGGGCGGACCGGGGCAGCCGGGCGAGCCGGTCGTCGAGATACGCCGTGACCGTGCCGTCGGGCGCCTCCACCACAAGGGCCGAGTCCGACAGGATCAGGTACTCGACGGACCCGGGCGACCAGCGGACGACGACGACCGTTGCCTGCGGTGTGCGCGGGTGAGAAAGGTCACAGGTTTCCCGGTGGGCATCGGCGGTACGCGCGAGGGCGACTGACAGGGCGTCGGCGAGCGGAACATCCGGGAGTGAAACGGTCAGTTCGGTCAGCGCCCCGCCGAGCCGCGCGGTGAACCAGGGAACGGAATGCAGACACCCCGTCCCGCCCCGGGGCGGGGTCACCCCGTCCAGGACGACCACCGTGCCGCCCTGTCCGGAAGCGGGGAGTCCGACGCTCGCGAAGTCCTCGTTGGGGCGGGCGGGATCGCCCGGTTCCGAAACAAGTTCAGTGCGCATCCGGTCAGTCTGCACGAGCCCTTCACAAGGTTCGCCAAAGAGTGGCAACGGTTGCGCAATTGGCGAACTCGCGCAGGTCAGGCGTCGGGTTTGGGGTGGAATGACGCATGCCGCGCAGACGTGGTGGCGAATCCTGCCACCGCCCGCCGCGGACGTCCAACCGGCCCGCCGGGAACGGCGGCTGTATGCGCCAGAGGAACTTGCCCGCCAACTCTCCTCCGGGGTTCACTCCTTCGGGTGGCGGGTCAGGTGATGCGAGACCACCACCCACCGGCACTGGGAGGGTCGGGAAGCGTACCGGGCGTATGCGCCAGTTGACGGAGCGTCACCCGGGCCCATGGGTATCACGAGTTCAGGAATGCGAGCACCGGTGCAGAAGACGCGGCCTCGTCGCTCAGGCAAGCAGACGGCCTCCGCAGGGACCCCGGAGCAACCGTCCGGCACCACGGCGGGGACCGGCGCCACCTCGGCCGGCAAGGGCCGGCCCACCCATGTGCGCAACCGGCTCATCATCGCCGTGGCCGTGGTCGCCGCCGCCATAGCGGCCGCCGGTGCCCCCTCGATCGTCACCGCTTCCGCGCAGGTGCACGACAGCCAGGAGCTGGTGACCCTCTCCGAGCAGACCGAGGACGCCCTCGCGCTCGCCCACTCGCTCGCCGACGAACGCGACGAGGTCACCTCCTACGTCGCCGCCGGACGCCCCAAGTCCAAGGCGCCCTCGGAGCAGCGCGGCGCCCGCGTCGACCGGCTGGTAGACGAACTGCGCGCGAACCCCGACATCCCCGAGTCCCTGCGCACGGACCTGGACGACATCGCGGGCCTGCGCAGAGCGGCGCTCACCGGGAAGAGCACCGCTCTCGAAACGCACAAGGCGTACACCGACGCGCTCACCGAGCTCCACCGCCTCGCCGAGAAACTGGCCGAGGACATGCCGCCCCGCGCGGGCTCCGGTGCCTACGCCCTCGCCGAGCTCGACACCGCCGTACAGCAGGCCGCCTCCACTCGGGGCCTGCTGCTCGCCGCGCTCAGCGTGCCCCGCTCCACCCAGACGGTGATCGACCCGATCACCGGACTGCCGAGCGAGGTCACCACCTCCTCCGACGCCGACACCAAGCAGCGTGCCGCGCTCACCGCGGCCGCCCAGGAGGCGCGGCTGCGCTCCGACGCGGCGCTCGCCGACTTCCGCTCGACCGCGCCCCAGCAGTCGGTGACCTCCTACGACTCCACGGTCACCGGACCGGAGGCGGAGGCCGCCGAGAAGTACCTCGCCTCCCTCACCGACCAGCCGACCCTCTCCGACGGCGAACTCGGCACCAGCCTGAAGAAGCTGGACGCGGCGCTCTCCGCGCGCGTGGAGATGATGCGGGGCGCCGAGTCGGCCCTGCACGACCGCCGCACCAAGGACCTCGCCCTGCTCCGTGACGACGACGTCACCGAGCTGGAGATCCGCATCGCGATCCTGGGCGTGCTGGTGCTGCTCGCGATCGGTGTGGCCACCGGCATGGCACGCAGCCTGACCCGGCCCCTCGCCGTCCTGCGCCTGGGTTCGGCCCGCCTCGCGGGCGCGGGGGACCCGACGACGGAGGAACCGGTCCGGTTCACCGGCCGCAAGGACGAGTTCGCGAAGGTCGTCGACTCCGTCAACACCCT
Encoded proteins:
- a CDS encoding MarR family winged helix-turn-helix transcriptional regulator encodes the protein MREEGNGDGRRVGSGVPAGQPGPGTEQPEFLSLERELTVLLRRARASQGEMAREVHPDLESAAYGLLIRLDECGRQRATELAAYIGVGKATMSRQLRALEDLGLVAREPDPADGRAWLVHLTEEGRRRVGKVRNARRARYARRLSGWDPREVSELARLLNQLNQEMEG
- a CDS encoding protein phosphatase 2C domain-containing protein; translation: MRTELVSEPGDPARPNEDFASVGLPASGQGGTVVVLDGVTPPRGGTGCLHSVPWFTARLGGALTELTVSLPDVPLADALSVALARTADAHRETCDLSHPRTPQATVVVVRWSPGSVEYLILSDSALVVEAPDGTVTAYLDDRLARLPRSALATDAMVDADLRNKEGGFFTAAADPSVAARAVTGTLPRSAVRALAVLTDGATRWVEKFGAGDWGDLLGVVRKEGARALVDRVRTLELADTERRFLRRGKTHDDATVVLVEF